In a single window of the Candidatus Marinarcus aquaticus genome:
- a CDS encoding GspE/PulE family protein, whose protein sequence is MSDINNTIIDYSLIAEFDVALLQQQQTVPLYKDDFLLCVAASKEANFEYIQTQCHLPLKIIEVDKSELIFILQSLPLKQKIYENALASVRQKESSTSYIQDFLEALIAFSIKKRSSDIHIETQEHGVSIRLRIDGLLQHFFLFEKEFYKVLGSVVKLIASLDITQKRLPQNGRFSKQVNGQTYDFRVSIMPTIQGESVVIRILDTNSVHQSLYTLGFEKQQLQHITKMIHAKQGLILVTGPTGSGKTTTLYSILETINSVDKKIMTIEDPIEYQIPRIQQIPVNHDINLGFAEILVDILRQDPDCIMVGEIRDKESLKIALRASLTGHLVLATLHANDAIATINRLLDLEAEAYILASTLKLVIAQRLVLKLCDDCKHSVKNKEYKAVGCETCNLTGFSGRTMLCEVLRIDEKVASMIIHKESSHTIHEYVKTQGYVPLFEQGMQKVQNGVTTLEELYKVTTL, encoded by the coding sequence ATGAGTGATATTAACAACACGATTATTGATTACTCTTTGATTGCTGAGTTTGATGTTGCGTTGTTACAGCAACAACAAACCGTACCACTGTATAAAGATGATTTCCTTTTATGCGTGGCTGCAAGTAAAGAGGCCAATTTTGAATATATTCAAACCCAGTGTCATCTGCCTTTAAAAATCATCGAGGTTGACAAAAGTGAACTTATATTTATACTGCAATCGTTACCACTCAAACAAAAAATCTATGAAAATGCTTTAGCCTCTGTACGACAAAAAGAGTCTTCCACCTCTTATATTCAAGACTTTTTAGAAGCATTGATTGCTTTTAGTATTAAAAAAAGAAGCAGCGATATTCATATAGAGACACAAGAACATGGTGTCTCTATTCGGTTACGTATTGACGGTTTACTGCAACACTTTTTTTTGTTTGAAAAAGAGTTTTATAAAGTGTTAGGTTCGGTTGTAAAACTGATAGCATCTTTGGATATTACACAAAAAAGATTGCCGCAAAATGGACGTTTTTCAAAACAAGTGAATGGACAAACTTATGATTTTCGAGTCTCTATTATGCCGACCATTCAAGGAGAATCGGTGGTTATTCGTATATTGGATACAAACAGTGTACATCAATCGTTGTACACATTGGGCTTTGAAAAACAACAATTACAACATATAACAAAGATGATACACGCCAAACAAGGTCTGATTTTGGTCACAGGCCCTACTGGTAGTGGTAAAACGACGACACTGTACTCCATACTAGAAACAATTAATTCCGTGGATAAAAAAATCATGACCATTGAAGATCCCATCGAGTATCAAATACCAAGAATACAACAAATTCCTGTCAATCATGATATTAATCTTGGGTTTGCAGAAATATTGGTTGATATTTTGCGCCAAGACCCTGATTGTATCATGGTGGGAGAGATACGCGACAAAGAGTCGTTAAAGATTGCACTTCGTGCTTCTTTAACGGGGCACTTGGTTTTAGCAACCCTGCATGCCAATGATGCCATTGCAACCATTAATCGTTTGTTGGATTTAGAAGCAGAAGCTTATATTTTAGCTTCGACTTTAAAACTGGTTATTGCACAACGTTTGGTCTTAAAGTTATGTGATGATTGTAAACACAGTGTAAAAAACAAAGAGTATAAGGCAGTGGGATGCGAAACGTGTAACTTGACAGGTTTCAGTGGTCGAACGATGCTTTGTGAAGTGTTACGCATCGATGAAAAGGTGGCTTCAATGATCATTCACAAAGAGAGTTCACACACTATACATGAGTATGTTAAAACACAAGGTTATGTCCCTTTATTTGAACAAGGCATGCAAAAGGTTCAAAACGGGGTGACCACTTTAGAAGAACTTTATAAGGTGACCACGCTTTGA
- the mgtE gene encoding magnesium transporter — translation MEEHIKDPNELLNSIEELHPTDIANSLKKIYKNNSDEFYFVLKQLPDEILGEVILELPEYIREDTYGELSSEQLTDAVEEMDSDDQTDIIQEIEELDKEKAKEIFEGLEEENQQEINWLKRYEDDEAGAYMQTELFSANINEKIGDSIERLKHLKAEGELENIHQVFIINDDKMLLASISLEDLIIFDFEKTYEDIVNSDDNKYKPFKVQDDEDIDFVAKQFEQYDLSVVAVVGYQGMLIGRITSDDILDVIEQNATEQMYQLAGVNEEFEHEDNLLTTAKKRGIWLFINLGTAVLASLVIGLFDQTIQQYVALAILMPIVASMGGNAGTQTLAVMVRQLALGEIDYDNSKDAIKKEVFISLVNGFIFALIIGFIASFWFSTAMLGVVIALSMVINLFSAGFFGASIPLILKKFDIDPAVGSTVLLTTVTDIVGFFSFLGLAKVILL, via the coding sequence ATGGAAGAGCATATCAAAGATCCCAATGAACTACTCAACAGCATTGAGGAGCTTCACCCCACGGATATTGCCAACTCTTTAAAAAAGATTTACAAAAACAACAGTGATGAATTTTACTTTGTTTTAAAACAGCTTCCTGATGAAATCTTAGGGGAAGTTATTCTTGAACTGCCAGAATACATCAGAGAAGATACCTACGGTGAGCTTTCAAGTGAGCAATTAACCGATGCCGTTGAAGAAATGGATTCGGATGACCAAACGGACATCATTCAAGAGATTGAAGAGCTTGATAAAGAGAAAGCCAAAGAGATTTTTGAAGGACTTGAAGAAGAGAACCAACAAGAGATCAACTGGCTGAAACGTTATGAGGATGATGAAGCCGGTGCTTATATGCAAACCGAACTTTTTTCAGCCAATATCAATGAGAAAATTGGGGATTCAATTGAGCGATTAAAACATTTAAAAGCTGAAGGTGAGCTCGAAAATATTCACCAAGTTTTTATCATCAATGATGACAAAATGTTACTGGCATCCATCTCTTTAGAAGATTTAATCATTTTTGATTTTGAAAAGACGTACGAAGACATTGTGAACAGTGATGATAACAAATACAAACCTTTTAAAGTGCAAGATGATGAAGACATCGACTTTGTTGCCAAACAGTTTGAGCAATACGACTTAAGTGTTGTTGCTGTTGTGGGGTATCAAGGTATGTTGATCGGTCGAATTACTTCGGATGATATCTTGGACGTTATTGAACAAAATGCAACGGAGCAAATGTACCAATTAGCAGGGGTTAATGAAGAGTTTGAGCATGAAGACAATCTTTTAACCACTGCAAAAAAACGTGGAATTTGGCTCTTTATTAACTTAGGAACTGCCGTGTTAGCATCACTGGTGATTGGTCTGTTTGATCAAACCATCCAACAATATGTGGCACTGGCTATTTTAATGCCCATTGTAGCTTCCATGGGTGGAAATGCTGGAACGCAAACCTTAGCCGTAATGGTTCGACAATTGGCCTTGGGTGAGATTGATTATGACAACAGTAAAGATGCAATCAAAAAAGAGGTCTTTATCTCACTGGTGAATGGTTTTATTTTTGCATTGATCATTGGTTTCATTGCTTCATTTTGGTTCAGCACGGCAATGCTTGGAGTGGTCATAGCACTCTCAATGGTCATCAATCTGTTCAGTGCTGGGTTCTTTGGGGCTTCTATTCCATTAATATTAAAAAAGTTTGACATCGACCCTGCGGTTGGAAGTACAGTACTTCTTACCACAGTAACCGATATTGTAGGTTTCTTTAGCTTCCTTGGATTAGCTAAAGTGATTCTGCTGTAA
- a CDS encoding cache domain-containing protein, producing the protein MKLSKLIFQSIFWVAFISIFIVITSSIFFQYRDFQAEKTNLKEQFMTQNKELIKNEVNKVITYIEYQHNRYYSEVKERLSQRVNDAYNIAMAIYNQNKNSMSKEEIQYLIVTALQNISFSNHRSYYFINSNQGDAILYNTQSKLGKNENIWQLQDKNGTLFIQKQANIARSLKSGFVKNYFVKPDQKMGQEYPKLSYVKLFEPYDWHIGMGEYIDDMQERLEENMLEWISTIRFGNQGYIYVNTLDGHALVFNGQKLEKPKYWGSDPVFKKEVDAALNKENHYFYYKFRKLDSMELSNKLGYVVLFDDFQWLIGSGIYIDEITLTLEKKREELNRSIVYQILFFIFISIILTATVYYLSKRIQKFLDSSVNYMKYTFDKASKEYYEVNTEKITFKEFQALAKSLNKTLKSREEVQKKLRNYLKIVDANVITFSIDKKGFITEASKAMCKVSSYTYDELVGQHFTVLFDTQSETVLFKEIWRYIKRVHGWSGEIQNVDKKGEVYWLKTYIHANFKDKEVIDYTIIAEDITDKKRVEHLSITDGLTQLFNRRYFNEKMHSEINRVKRSKSCLAFMMIDVDYFKMYNDTYGHLEGDEVLKEVANVLRHFTKRSTDFAFRLGGEEFGLLFECERVNSAEGYANTIKESIENLKIKHRHSHKGYVTVSIGLVIKQYNEIQGSNEFYKCADKALYEAKQLGRNQVIMDV; encoded by the coding sequence ATGAAACTCTCTAAACTTATTTTTCAATCCATTTTCTGGGTTGCTTTTATCTCTATTTTTATTGTCATTACCTCTTCCATCTTTTTTCAATACAGAGATTTTCAAGCTGAAAAAACAAATTTGAAAGAGCAATTTATGACTCAAAATAAAGAGCTCATAAAAAATGAAGTCAATAAAGTCATCACTTATATCGAGTATCAACATAATCGATACTATTCAGAAGTAAAAGAGCGTCTTTCACAACGTGTCAATGATGCTTATAATATTGCCATGGCGATTTATAACCAAAACAAAAACAGCATGAGCAAAGAGGAGATTCAATACCTTATTGTAACGGCACTTCAAAATATATCATTCAGTAATCATCGAAGTTATTACTTTATAAACAGCAATCAAGGTGATGCCATTTTATACAATACCCAGTCAAAGTTAGGAAAAAATGAAAATATATGGCAGTTACAAGATAAAAATGGCACATTGTTTATTCAAAAACAGGCGAATATTGCACGTAGTTTAAAAAGTGGATTTGTTAAAAACTACTTTGTAAAACCCGATCAAAAAATGGGTCAAGAGTACCCAAAACTAAGCTACGTCAAACTTTTTGAACCTTATGATTGGCACATAGGAATGGGTGAATATATCGATGATATGCAAGAGAGATTGGAAGAAAATATGTTGGAATGGATCAGCACCATTCGTTTTGGAAATCAAGGCTATATTTATGTCAATACACTTGACGGTCATGCATTGGTATTTAATGGACAAAAACTTGAAAAACCAAAATACTGGGGCAGTGATCCGGTGTTTAAAAAAGAAGTCGATGCGGCGTTGAATAAAGAGAACCACTACTTTTATTATAAGTTCAGAAAACTTGACAGTATGGAACTTTCAAATAAATTGGGTTATGTGGTACTTTTTGATGATTTTCAATGGCTCATTGGAAGTGGGATTTACATTGATGAAATCACACTCACTTTGGAAAAAAAGAGAGAGGAGTTGAATCGAAGTATTGTGTATCAAATACTCTTTTTTATTTTTATTAGTATTATCTTAACGGCAACGGTTTATTATCTTTCAAAACGTATTCAAAAGTTTTTAGACAGCAGTGTGAATTATATGAAATATACATTTGATAAAGCCTCTAAAGAGTATTATGAAGTCAATACAGAAAAAATCACTTTTAAAGAGTTTCAAGCTTTGGCAAAGAGTTTGAATAAGACGCTTAAATCAAGAGAAGAGGTTCAAAAAAAGTTACGAAACTATTTGAAAATTGTTGATGCAAATGTCATTACTTTCAGTATAGATAAAAAAGGCTTTATCACTGAAGCAAGTAAAGCGATGTGTAAAGTGAGTTCATATACTTATGATGAATTGGTAGGTCAACATTTTACTGTGTTGTTTGATACTCAGAGTGAAACCGTACTTTTTAAAGAGATTTGGCGTTATATCAAACGTGTGCATGGATGGTCAGGAGAGATACAAAACGTTGATAAAAAAGGTGAGGTTTACTGGCTTAAAACCTATATTCACGCAAACTTTAAAGATAAAGAGGTGATTGATTATACCATCATTGCAGAAGATATCACGGATAAAAAACGGGTTGAACATCTTTCAATTACCGATGGCTTAACTCAACTTTTTAATCGACGATATTTTAATGAAAAGATGCACAGTGAAATTAATCGTGTTAAACGCTCAAAAAGTTGTTTGGCATTTATGATGATTGATGTGGATTATTTTAAGATGTACAACGATACTTACGGTCACTTAGAAGGAGATGAGGTGCTTAAAGAGGTGGCCAATGTACTTCGACACTTTACAAAACGTTCCACAGATTTTGCTTTCAGATTAGGAGGGGAAGAGTTTGGGTTGTTGTTTGAGTGTGAACGCGTCAACAGTGCAGAGGGGTATGCCAATACAATCAAAGAGAGCATAGAAAATCTTAAAATCAAACATCGGCACTCTCATAAAGGGTATGTTACGGTTTCAATTGGTTTGGTGATTAAACAGTATAATGAAATCCAAGGAAGCAATGAGTTCTATAAATGTGCTGATAAAGCACTCTATGAAGCAAAACAGCTGGGGAGAAATCAAGTCATCATGGATGTGTAA
- a CDS encoding peptidoglycan DD-metalloendopeptidase family protein, protein MKLLITLLLLVSSLIGAELKELTWKKGETFLTFLQSHNIPQTLYFELEKNDRELCSEITAGIKYQVLEENNEMVQVLIPISEEMQLHLYKEKGEFVFTTSPISFEEITQTIAIPINYSPYQDLLDATSNKALANEFVRAFNQVANFKRMRKGDHVAIKYTQRIRMGQYYGTPTIHAALVEVKKKQTYIFKNDGDGLYYDEKGRNLTSFFMKTPVSYTRISDRFTYKRFHPILKRYRAHLGIDYAAPRGRKIYATASGKVIFKGRKGGYGKTIEIRHEGGFKSLYAHMSKYAPGVYSGKWVKQGTHIGYVGSTGVSTGPHLHFGLYKNGRAINPEKIIRVTKNTLKGKAKKEFIAYTKEVSQNLLDTIKNKPQPLNITQFDKQTDLKELLVAKVEA, encoded by the coding sequence GTGAAATTACTCATAACATTGCTGCTGCTGGTTTCAAGTTTAATAGGTGCTGAACTCAAAGAGTTAACATGGAAAAAAGGGGAAACTTTTCTCACATTTTTACAATCACACAATATCCCCCAAACACTCTATTTTGAACTAGAGAAAAATGACCGCGAGTTGTGTTCTGAAATCACTGCAGGGATTAAATACCAAGTCTTAGAAGAGAACAATGAGATGGTTCAAGTGCTCATTCCAATCTCTGAAGAGATGCAACTGCACTTATACAAAGAAAAAGGAGAGTTTGTATTCACGACTTCACCTATTTCATTTGAAGAGATTACTCAAACCATTGCAATACCTATCAACTATTCACCTTATCAAGATCTTTTAGATGCCACATCAAACAAAGCTTTGGCCAATGAGTTTGTACGCGCATTTAACCAAGTGGCCAACTTCAAAAGAATGAGAAAAGGTGATCATGTTGCCATTAAATACACCCAACGTATCAGAATGGGTCAATACTATGGAACTCCAACCATTCATGCAGCACTTGTTGAAGTAAAAAAGAAACAAACCTATATCTTTAAAAATGATGGAGATGGGCTTTATTATGATGAAAAAGGACGAAACCTTACAAGCTTTTTTATGAAAACCCCCGTATCTTACACCAGAATTTCAGACCGATTCACATATAAACGATTTCATCCTATATTAAAACGATATCGAGCACATCTTGGAATTGATTACGCAGCTCCACGAGGAAGAAAAATCTATGCCACAGCTTCAGGAAAAGTGATTTTCAAAGGACGAAAAGGTGGTTATGGAAAAACAATTGAAATAAGACACGAAGGGGGATTTAAATCACTGTATGCACACATGTCAAAATATGCTCCAGGTGTTTATTCTGGGAAATGGGTCAAACAAGGAACTCATATAGGGTATGTAGGAAGTACAGGTGTGAGCACAGGACCACACTTACACTTTGGTCTGTATAAAAATGGACGAGCGATTAACCCTGAAAAAATCATTCGTGTAACAAAAAATACTCTCAAAGGAAAAGCCAAAAAAGAGTTTATCGCTTATACTAAAGAGGTTTCACAAAATCTTTTAGATACCATTAAAAACAAACCTCAGCCACTTAATATCACACAGTTTGATAAACAAACAGACTTAAAAGAGTTACTTGTAGCAAAAGTTGAAGCTTAA
- a CDS encoding type II secretion system F family protein, whose amino-acid sequence MKQYKIRYQEKGRIKSAIVDDESLKKNTYTIISKQAYKPFAISLLINHKVSFKEVISLFYELDIILQADILFADALEIVSQSQAHPQIKEIIDVMKISLKNGKMLKGELQNYRAVLGDVVLSFLEIAQHNGNLKSMIHSLVLVLKQIQSSRQKLVNAMMYPMILLCALLFLFLFTFYGLLPQFEMLFAQYQGNLPLVTQSLLNIKEFIHEYGLWSIGFVIILLFCVYAYYQRNETFKYKMSYLLLCKIPFVSSALFHLSFQRFFLLLQMLLKDKYTFQNSLQNAQVVITNYHAQKVLNEINQQIQSGKSISYAFKKSCLFDDLTLRLITVGEKSHSLDKTIHEIEKIYHVRLDESIKKLTTYIEPVFFIFIASMVVWIMLAIFMPIWNLGETMGI is encoded by the coding sequence TTGAAACAGTATAAGATACGTTATCAAGAAAAAGGGCGTATTAAATCAGCCATTGTGGATGACGAGAGTCTTAAAAAAAATACTTATACTATTATCAGTAAACAAGCGTATAAACCTTTTGCAATCAGTCTATTGATCAATCACAAAGTCTCTTTTAAAGAGGTCATCTCGTTGTTTTATGAGTTGGACATTATTTTGCAAGCAGATATTTTATTTGCAGATGCTTTAGAGATTGTGAGTCAAAGTCAAGCGCATCCACAAATCAAAGAGATCATAGATGTGATGAAAATCTCGCTGAAAAATGGGAAAATGCTCAAAGGGGAGTTACAAAATTACAGAGCTGTTTTAGGTGATGTGGTACTCTCTTTTCTTGAAATTGCGCAACACAATGGAAATCTCAAATCCATGATTCATTCATTGGTATTGGTTTTAAAACAGATACAAAGCAGTCGACAAAAATTAGTTAATGCCATGATGTATCCTATGATTTTGTTGTGTGCACTTCTCTTTTTATTTTTGTTTACGTTTTATGGTCTTTTACCGCAATTTGAGATGCTTTTTGCACAATATCAAGGCAACTTGCCTTTGGTGACACAGAGTTTGTTGAATATTAAAGAGTTTATACACGAGTATGGTCTTTGGTCGATAGGTTTTGTAATCATACTTTTGTTTTGTGTATACGCATACTATCAACGCAATGAAACCTTTAAATACAAGATGAGTTATCTGCTTTTATGCAAAATCCCTTTTGTAAGCAGTGCGTTGTTTCATCTGAGTTTTCAACGTTTTTTTTTGCTTTTGCAGATGCTGTTAAAAGATAAATATACGTTTCAAAACTCTTTGCAAAATGCCCAAGTGGTCATCACCAATTATCACGCACAAAAAGTATTAAACGAGATAAATCAGCAGATACAAAGCGGAAAATCAATATCATACGCTTTTAAAAAGAGTTGTTTATTTGACGATTTGACGCTACGTTTAATCACAGTAGGAGAAAAGAGTCACTCTTTGGACAAAACAATCCATGAAATAGAAAAGATTTATCACGTCAGACTGGATGAGTCCATTAAGAAGTTGACAACTTATATTGAACCTGTCTTTTTTATTTTTATTGCATCCATGGTTGTATGGATTATGTTGGCAATATTTATGCCTATATGGAATTTAGGTGAAACGATGGGGATTTAA
- the folE gene encoding GTP cyclohydrolase I FolE, with translation MSKEKFEESIKNILEYVGEDVTREGLVKTPERVRKAYEFMCSGYKEDPKEIIEKALFTSTNDEMVVVKDIEFYSQCEHHMLPIIGRVHVAYIPDGKVVGLSKIPRVVNVFARRLQIQEQMTEQIAEALNTHLKPKGVAVVIDARHMCMEMRGVEKICSTTVTSALRGIFKKEKKTKDEFLSIISSSSIK, from the coding sequence ATGAGTAAAGAGAAATTTGAAGAATCAATTAAAAATATTTTAGAGTATGTGGGCGAAGATGTCACACGAGAAGGCTTGGTTAAAACACCTGAACGCGTTCGAAAAGCCTATGAGTTTATGTGCAGTGGGTATAAAGAGGACCCCAAAGAGATCATCGAAAAAGCACTTTTTACATCAACTAATGATGAGATGGTGGTTGTCAAAGACATTGAGTTTTATTCTCAGTGTGAACACCACATGTTGCCTATCATTGGACGCGTACATGTGGCATATATCCCAGATGGAAAAGTGGTGGGATTAAGTAAAATTCCACGAGTGGTGAATGTATTTGCACGGCGTTTGCAAATTCAAGAGCAAATGACCGAACAAATTGCAGAGGCTTTAAATACACACTTAAAACCCAAAGGGGTGGCAGTGGTCATTGATGCACGTCACATGTGTATGGAGATGAGAGGGGTAGAAAAAATCTGCTCTACAACTGTTACTTCAGCCCTTCGAGGTATTTTTAAAAAAGAGAAAAAAACCAAAGATGAGTTTTTAAGTATTATCTCATCTTCTTCGATTAAATAA
- the purL gene encoding phosphoribosylformylglycinamidine synthase subunit PurL produces MQKLENLEEIALAHSLTLEEFEHIKQILGREPNYVEIGIFSAMWSEHCSYKSSKKYLNGFPTKAPWVIQGPGENAGVIDIGDGYAAVFKMESHNHPSFIEPYQGAATGVGGILRDVFTMGARPVANMNSIRFASIEGDSPTAQKHRFLLRGVVAGIGGYGNCMGVPTIGGETTFEECYAGNNLVNAFTLGIAKADEIFYGKAEGLGNPVMYVGSKTGRDGLGGAVMSSASFDEDSESKRPTVQVGDPFTEKLLLEACLELFKEDLIIGIQDMGAAGLTSSSFEMAGRSGSGMIMHLDKVPAREEGMTPYDFMLSESQERMLICAKKGCEQKIIDIFEKWELDVAVIGEVTDTGNMELFWHGEKCAEVPVQPVSEEAPVLDRPVAEPVYLKDIANITLDKKITNQEAFDAMFADMEVVDKSWVYNQYDSMVQTNTVKGPGTLDGSSIRVKETGKALAMSADCNTRFCYINPELGAAAAVMESGRNVAMTGAVPKAITDCLNFGNPQNPEVMWQFAKACEGIKAACKELNTPVIGGNVSLYNETNGVGVFPTPSIAMVGVNEDANKVLPSCFQKEGSTIYMLGETFSEFGGSLFMKKMYGKVAGVHPKVDFAKELTLWNTVIEANKQGLLNAAKDINVGGLAISAAKMAVVGNKGVEIVAPLNDAKDIFSETLSRAIVEVDYTNEEAFETLVSRMGQYCMKIGSVKGDEISINGVQKSLADARDIYYNRFKQVIEQDL; encoded by the coding sequence ATGCAAAAACTAGAAAACCTTGAAGAGATAGCATTAGCACACTCTTTAACCCTCGAAGAGTTTGAACACATTAAACAAATTCTTGGAAGAGAACCAAACTATGTAGAGATTGGTATTTTCTCTGCAATGTGGAGTGAACACTGTTCATATAAATCAAGTAAAAAGTACTTAAACGGTTTCCCTACAAAAGCGCCATGGGTTATCCAAGGGCCAGGTGAAAACGCTGGTGTTATTGATATTGGTGATGGATATGCGGCTGTATTTAAAATGGAATCACACAACCACCCAAGTTTTATTGAACCATATCAAGGGGCTGCTACAGGTGTTGGTGGTATCTTACGTGACGTATTTACAATGGGTGCACGACCGGTTGCAAACATGAACTCTATTCGATTTGCTTCAATTGAAGGTGACTCTCCAACCGCACAAAAACACCGATTCTTACTTCGAGGTGTGGTTGCTGGTATTGGTGGATACGGTAACTGTATGGGAGTTCCTACCATTGGTGGGGAGACTACGTTTGAAGAGTGTTATGCGGGAAATAACCTTGTAAATGCATTTACATTGGGGATTGCAAAAGCAGATGAAATCTTCTACGGAAAAGCAGAAGGTTTAGGAAACCCAGTGATGTACGTGGGTTCTAAAACGGGGCGAGATGGTCTTGGTGGGGCTGTAATGAGTTCAGCTTCGTTTGATGAAGACAGTGAGTCAAAAAGACCAACGGTACAAGTGGGTGACCCATTTACTGAAAAACTTCTTTTGGAAGCTTGTTTAGAGCTGTTTAAAGAGGACTTGATTATTGGTATCCAAGATATGGGAGCTGCAGGTCTTACTTCCTCTTCCTTTGAGATGGCAGGACGAAGTGGTTCAGGTATGATCATGCATCTTGATAAAGTTCCAGCAAGAGAAGAGGGTATGACACCTTATGACTTTATGTTGTCTGAGTCACAAGAGCGAATGCTCATTTGTGCAAAAAAAGGGTGTGAGCAAAAAATCATTGATATCTTTGAAAAATGGGAATTAGACGTTGCTGTTATTGGTGAAGTAACAGACACAGGAAACATGGAACTGTTCTGGCATGGTGAGAAGTGTGCAGAAGTACCTGTTCAACCCGTATCTGAAGAGGCTCCCGTTTTAGATAGACCAGTTGCAGAACCTGTATACTTAAAAGATATTGCAAATATTACTTTGGATAAAAAAATCACAAACCAAGAGGCATTTGATGCGATGTTTGCTGACATGGAAGTGGTGGATAAATCATGGGTATATAACCAATATGACTCAATGGTTCAAACCAATACCGTTAAAGGGCCAGGAACTTTGGATGGTTCTTCTATTCGTGTAAAAGAGACAGGAAAAGCGCTTGCAATGAGTGCAGACTGTAACACACGATTTTGTTACATCAACCCAGAATTAGGAGCTGCAGCAGCAGTTATGGAATCTGGAAGAAACGTAGCGATGACAGGGGCTGTTCCAAAAGCCATCACCGATTGTCTTAACTTTGGAAATCCTCAAAATCCAGAAGTGATGTGGCAATTTGCAAAAGCGTGCGAAGGTATCAAAGCGGCTTGTAAAGAGTTAAACACGCCTGTTATTGGTGGAAACGTATCACTGTACAATGAAACAAATGGAGTGGGCGTTTTCCCAACACCTTCAATTGCAATGGTTGGGGTCAATGAAGATGCCAACAAAGTATTGCCTTCTTGTTTTCAAAAAGAGGGAAGCACCATCTATATGTTAGGGGAAACATTCTCTGAATTTGGTGGAAGTTTGTTCATGAAAAAGATGTACGGAAAAGTTGCTGGAGTGCACCCAAAAGTAGATTTTGCAAAAGAGTTGACACTTTGGAATACCGTAATTGAAGCCAACAAGCAAGGATTACTGAACGCTGCAAAAGATATCAACGTGGGTGGTTTAGCCATCAGTGCAGCGAAAATGGCTGTGGTGGGGAACAAAGGAGTAGAGATCGTTGCACCATTGAATGATGCAAAAGATATCTTCTCTGAAACACTGAGTCGAGCCATTGTAGAAGTCGATTATACAAACGAAGAGGCATTTGAAACATTGGTTTCACGCATGGGGCAATATTGCATGAAAATTGGAAGCGTTAAAGGAGATGAAATCTCAATTAACGGTGTACAAAAATCATTGGCAGATGCACGAGACATCTATTATAACCGATTCAAGCAAGTAATCGAACAAGATTTATAA